A genomic stretch from Pectinophora gossypiella chromosome 13, ilPecGoss1.1, whole genome shotgun sequence includes:
- the LOC126372019 gene encoding mucin-12-like, whose translation MTEQSTKTETTLTAEEATTKEFSTVQTRPGTEETTTFETTTMTENITTTVKKPTTEEFTTTEAIPWTEETTTTGTTTTTEKATTTETTLITKVTITTETKPTMEDTTTSKTTPMTEDTTTTPTKPTTEKFTTTKAIPWTEETTTTGPTTTTEKATTTETTHITKVTITTETKPTMEETTTSEATPMTEDTLPTVTKSTTEKFTTTETIPLTEETTTSETTPMTEDTTTTPTKPTTEKFTTTEAIPWTEETTTIGPTTTTEEATTTETKLITKATMTTEIKPTMEETTTFETTPKTVYTATTLTTPSTVEITTHETIPTTAEITTTETIPMTEQSTKTETTLTAEEATTKEFSTAETRPGTEETTTLETTTMTENTTSTVKKPTTEEFTTTEAIPWTEETTTTGPTTTTEKATTTETTYITKVTITTDTKPTMEDTTTSQATPMTEDTLPTVTKSTTEKFTTTETIPLTEETTTSEPILTTDEATTTETTHITKVTITTETKPTMEETTTSETTPMTEDTTTTPTKPTTEKFTTTEAIPWTEETTTIGPTTTTEEATTTETKLITKATMTTEIKPTTEETTTFETTPKTVYTATTLTTPSTVEITTHETIPSTAEITTTETIAMTEQSTTTETTPTAEEATTKEFSTAETRPGTEETTTFETTTMTENTTTTVKKPTTEEFTTTEAIPWTEETTTTGQTTTTEKATTTETTHITEVTITTETKPTMEDTTTSEATLMTEDTTTTLTKPTTEKFTTTEAIPWTEETTTIGPTTTTEEATTTETKLITKATMTTEIKPTTEETTTFETTPKTVYTATTLTTPSTVEITTHETIPTTAEITTTETIPMTEQSTKTETTLTVEEATTNEFSTAQTRPGTEETTTFETTTMTENITTTVKKPTTEEFTTTEAIPWTEETTTTGTTTTTEKATTTETTLITKVTITTETKPTMEDTTTSKTTPMTEDTTTTPTKPTTEKFTTTKAIPWTEETTTTGPTTTTEKATTTETTHITKVTITTETKPTMEETTTSEATPMTEDTLPTVTKSTTEKFTTTETIPLTEETTTSETTPMTEDTTTTPTKPTTEKFTTTEAIPWTEETTTIGPTTTTEEATTTETKLITKATMTTEIKPTTEETTTFETTPKTVYTATTLTTPSTVEITTHETIPTTAEITTTETIPMTEQSTKTETTLTAEEATTKEFSTAETRPGTEETTTLETTTMTENTTTTVKKPTTEKFTTTETIPWTEETTTAGPTTTTEKSTTTETTHITKVTITTETKPTMEETTTSEATPMTEDTLPTVTKSTTEKFTTTEAIPWTEETTTTGPTTTTEKATTTETTHITKVTITTETKPTMEVTTTSEATPMTEDTTNTPTKPTTEKFTTTEVIPWTEETTTTEPIPTTDEATTTETTKITKATMTTEIKPTTEETTTVETTPKTVYTATTLTTPSTVEITTHETIPTTEKITTPESIPMTEQSTTTETTPTAEEATTKEFSTAETRPGTEETTTCEITTTTENTTTTVKKPTTEEFTTTEAIPWTEETTTTGSTTTTEKATTTETTHITKVTITTETKPTMEETTTTEATPMTEDSLPTVTKSTTEKFTTTQAIPLPEETTTTEPILTTDEATTTETTYITKATMTTEIKPTTEDTTTFETTTKTVYTATTLTTPSTVEITTHETIPTTEEITITETIPMTEQSTTTETTPTAEEATTKEFSTAETRPGTEETTTFEITTMTENTTTTVKKPTTEEFTTTESIPWTEETTTTGPTTTTEKATTTEITHITKVTITTETKPTMEDTTTSEATPMTEDTLPTVTKSTTKKFTTTQAIPLPEETITTEPILTTDEATTTETTYITKATMTTEIKPTTEETTTFETTPKTVYTATTLTTPSTVEITTHETIPTTEEITTTETIPMTEQSTTTETTLTAEETTTKEFSTAETRPGTEETTTFETTTLIENTTTTVKKPTTEKFTTTETIPWTEETTTAGPTTTTEKSTTTETTHITKVTITTETKPTMEETTTSEATPMTEDTLPTVTKSTTEKFTTTETIPFTEETTTTEPILTTDEATTTETTHITKVTITTETKSTMEETTTSEATPMTKDTLPTVTKSTTEKFTTTETIPLTEETTTTEPILTTDEATTTETTYITKATMTTEIKPTTEETTTFETTPKTVYTATTLTTPSTVEITTHETIPTTEEITTTETIPMTEQSTTTKTTPTAEEATTKEFSTAETRPGTEETTTFETTTLIENTTTTVKKPTTEKFTTTETIPWTEETTTTGPTTTTEKATTTEITHITKVTITTETKPTMEETTTSEATPMTEDTLLTVTKSTTEKFTTTQAIPLPEETTTTEPILTTDEATTTETTYITKATMTTEIKPTTEDTTTFETTTKTVYTATTLTTPSTVEITTHETIPTTEEITITETIPMTEQSTTTETTPTAEEVTTKEFSTAETRPGTEETTTFETTTMTENTTTTVKKPTTEKFTTTVTIPWTEETTTTGPTTTTEKATTTETTHITKVNITTETKPTMKETTTSETTPMTEDTTSTVTKSTTDKFNTTEAIPWTKETVTTVSTATNEEASTTETKLITNATMTIETKPTTEETTTFETTPKTVYTATTIVKPSTVEITPNETILTTEEITKAETIQSTEQTTTTETTPMTEDTSTTLTKPTTEKLTTTEAIPWTKETTTTRPTKTTEEASTTDITLITKVTVTSETKPTMDETTTFETTPKTVYTATTLTTPSTVEITTNKTIPSTDEITTTETIQSTEQTTTTEITQTTEKATTKDYFKTETILTTEETTTSETTPMTEDTTTTLTKPTTEQITTTEAIPWTEETTTTGPTTTSEEVTTTETTLITKLTVTSETKPTMDETTTLETTPKTVYTATIVTTPSTVEITTNETIPTTEEITTTESIPSTEQTTTTETTSMAEDTLTSVTKPMTENFTTSDAIPWTEETTTTGPIPTTDEATTTETTLITKAKPTAAEISTFETTPKTVNTATTLTTPTKEEVCTTETIISTVNRPETIQSKEQITTTEKTQMAEESTPKVFPTTETILTAEQTTTSDTAIMTEETTTTVIKQPTEEFTTTEAIPWTEETTTIGPTSSTEETSSPETTLITIPITEEVTTFETTLDFGYTTTTLSIPETEEVTAIEAIPSTADTTMTAIIPTKAEYTRTEPIPTMVEITTSETIPSTEEFIITEVIPSTAAITTTEITPTTDEATITDTTLMTKKTTTTETITATEMTPKIVNTTTTLTTPMTEEVTTIEALPLTVETTMTEITPNTEETTATEVTLTAKETTSFGTTPTTEKVTTTEAIPSTIDTTTTAILQTKEEVVTTEAKSISIVETISSENTSTTEEFTITEAIPSTPEKATTKITPTTEEATTIETLLTSKETTTTETTPSTKKTTSFETTPKTVDTIYSGTTPTIEEVTTNEAIPSRVEPSKTEITLNTTETSSTLEETTTIALTTVVNSTTVDTTETVLTLEELTTDASKTGKSTIKPSLSVKNRRSEAKMYKLQSSFDTQTLVPDSAELSYEGELPEIVSANRTDIVNVYSEFEEPISKANSAELSYEDALPKEFHSYDIEFTTGLSALNELYPDSAELSYAELELPVKESTFKPSTLEDEYSINTAKYQKVLSPSSPVEVLSTETSTAQEKPTTEASATLEEFSTETLSKMKKYLDEMPLTNEESTTSLLEEVTKVINSDTTTNENKIIDNAKTANNNKQIIDNKNTNDKKIINTKRTTNEKKVVDNKKSTNNKNVMDSYRTINYNERKTYVNKITKNERTAND comes from the coding sequence ATGACAGAACAAAGCACCAAAACAGAAACAACACTGACGGCCGAAGAAGCCACAACAAAAGAATTTTCTACAGTTCAAACAAGACCAGGGACGGAAGAGACTACCACGTttgaaacaacaacaatgacagAAAACATTACAACTACCGTAAAAAAACCAACGACAGAAGAATTCACCACCACCGAGGCAATACCTTGGACTGAAGAAACCACTACTACTGGAACGACAACAACGACCGAAAAAGCTACAACAACAGAAACAACACTCATCACAAAAGTAACCattacaactgaaacaaaaccaaCGATGGAAGACACGACAACTTCTAAAACAACACCAATGACAGAAGACACTACCACTACCCCGACAAAACCAACCACAGAAAAATTCACTACCACTAAGGCAATACCTTGGACTGAAGAAACCACTACGACTGGACCGACAACAACGACAGAAAAAGCTACAACTACAGAAACAACACACATTACAAAAGTAACTattacaactgaaacaaaaccaaCGATGGAAGAGACGACAACTTCTGAAGCGACACCAATGACAGAAGACACTTTACCCACCGTGACAAAATCAACGACAGAAAAATTCACCACCACTGAGACAATACCATTAACAGAAGAAACCACAACTTCTGAAACAACACCAATGACAGAAGACACTACCACTACCCCGACAAAACCAACCACAGAAAAATTCACTACCACTGAGGCAATACCATGGACAGAAGAAACCACTACGATTGGACCAACAACAACGACCGAAGAGGCTACCACTACAGAAACAAAACTCATAACAAAAGCAACAATGACAACTGAAATAAAACCAACGATGGAAGAGACTACTACTTTTGAAACAACACCAAAGACAGTGTACACTGCCACAACCCTCACAACACCATCAACAGTCGAAATTACAACACATGAAACAATACCGACGACAGCAGAAATCACCACAACAGAGACTATACCTATGACAGAACAAAGCACCAAAACAGAAACAACACTGACGGCCGAAGAAGCCACAACAAAAGAATTTTCTACAGCTGAAACAAGACCAGGAACGGAAGAGACTACCACGTTAgaaacaacaacaatgacagAAAACACTACAAGTACCGTAAAAAAACCAACGACAGAAGAATTCACCACCACCGAGGCAATACCTTGGACTGAAGAAACCACTACGACTGGACCGACAACAACGACAGAAAAAGCTACAACTACAGAAACAACATACATTACAAAAGTAACTATAACAACTGATACAAAACCAACGATGGAAGACACGACAACTTCTCAAGCAACACCAATGACAGAAGACACTTTACCCACCGTGACAAAATCAACGACAGAAAAATTCACCACCACTGAGACAATACCATTAACAGAAGAAACCACAACGAGTGAACCAATATTGACGACCGACGAGGCTACTACTACAGAAACAACACACATTACAAAAGTAACTattacaactgaaacaaaaccaaCGATGGAAGAAACCACAACTTCTGAAACAACACCAATGACAGAAGACACTACCACTACCCCGACAAAACCAACCACAGAAAAATTCACTACCACTGAGGCAATACCATGGACAGAAGAAACCACTACGATTGGACCAACAACAACGACCGAAGAGGCTACCACTACAGAAACAAAACTCATAACAAAAGCAACAATGACAACTGAAATAAAACCAACGACGGAAGAGACTACCACTTTTGAAACAACACCAAAGACAGTATACACTGCCACAACCCTCACAACACCATCAACAGTCGAAATTACAACACATGAAACAATACCGTCAACAGCAGAAATCACCACAACAGAGACTATAGCTATGACAGAACAAAGCACCACAACAGAAACAACACCGACGGCCGAAGAAGCCACAACAAAAGAATTTTCTACAGCTGAAACAAGACCAGGGACGGAAGAGACTACCACGTttgaaacaacaacaatgacagAAAACACTACAACTACCGTAAAAAAACCAACGACAGAAGAATTCACCACCACTGAGGCAATACCTTGGACTGAAGAAACCACTACGACTGGACAGACAACAACGACAGAAAAAGCTACAACTACAGAAACAACACACATTACAGAAGTAACTattacaactgaaacaaaaccaaCGATGGAAGACACTACAACTTCTGAAGCCACACTGATGACAGAAGATACTACCACTACCCTGACAAAACCAACCACAGAAAAATTCACTACCACTGAGGCAATACCATGGACAGAAGAAACCACTACGATTGGACCAACAACAACGACCGAAGAGGCTACCACTACAGAAACAAAACTCATAACAAAAGCAACAATGACAACTGAAATAAAACCAACGACGGAAGAGACTACTACTTTTGAAACAACACCAAAGACAGTATACACTGCCACAACCCTCACAACACCATCAACAGTCGAAATTACAACACATGAAACAATACCGACGACAGCAGAAATCACCACAACAGAGACTATACCTATGACAGAACAAAGCACCAAAACAGAAACAACACTGACGGTCGAAGAAGCCACAACAAATGAATTTTCTACAGCTCAAACAAGACCAGGGACGGAAGAGACTACCACGTttgaaacaacaacaatgacagAAAACATTACAACTACCGTAAAAAAACCAACGACAGAAGAATTCACCACCACCGAGGCAATACCTTGGACTGAAGAAACCACTACTACTGGAACGACAACAACGACCGAAAAAGCTACAACAACAGAAACAACACTCATCACAAAAGTAACCattacaactgaaacaaaaccaaCGATGGAAGACACGACAACTTCTAAAACAACACCAATGACAGAAGACACTACCACTACCCCGACAAAACCAACCACAGAAAAATTCACTACCACTAAGGCAATACCTTGGACTGAAGAAACCACTACGACTGGACCGACAACAACGACAGAAAAAGCTACAACTACAGAAACAACACACATTACAAAAGTAACTattacaactgaaacaaaaccaaCGATGGAAGAGACGACAACTTCTGAAGCGACACCAATGACAGAAGACACTTTACCCACCGTGACAAAATCAACGACAGAAAAATTCACCACCACTGAGACAATACCATTAACAGAAGAAACCACAACTTCTGAAACAACACCAATGACAGAAGACACTACCACTACCCCGACAAAACCAACCACAGAAAAATTCACTACCACTGAGGCAATACCATGGACAGAAGAAACCACTACGATTGGACCAACAACAACGACCGAAGAGGCTACCACTACAGAAACAAAACTCATAACAAAAGCAACAATGACAACTGAAATAAAACCAACGACGGAAGAGACTACTACTTTTGAAACAACACCAAAGACAGTGTACACTGCCACAACCCTCACAACACCATCAACAGTCGAAATTACAACACATGAAACAATACCGACGACAGCAGAAATCACCACAACAGAGACTATACCTATGACAGAACAAAGCACCAAAACAGAAACAACACTGACGGCCGAAGAAGCCACAACAAAAGAATTTTCTACAGCTGAAACAAGACCAGGAACGGAAGAGACTACCACGTTAgaaacaacaacaatgacagAAAACACTACAACTACCGTAAAAAAACCAACGACAGAAAAGTTCACCACCACTGAGACAATACCTTGGACTGAAGAAACCACTACGGCTGGACCGACAACAACGACAGAAAAATCTACAACTACAGAAACAACACACATTACAAAAGTAACTattacaactgaaacaaaaccaaCGATGGAAGAGACGACAACTTCTGAAGCAACACCAATGACAGAAGACACTTTACCCACCGTGACAAAATCAACGACAGAAAAATTCACCACCACCGAGGCAATACCTTGGACTGAAGAAACCACTACGACTGGACCGACAACAACGACAGAAAAAGCTACAACTACAGAAACAACACACATTACAAAAGTAACAattacaactgaaacaaaaccaaCGATGGAAGTCACGACAACTTCTGAAGCAACACCAATGACAGAAGACACTACCAATACTCCGACAAAACCAACCACAGAAAAATTCACTACCACTGAGGTAATACCATGGACAGAAGAAACCACAACGACTGAACCAATACCGACGACCGACGAGGCTACTACTACAGAAacaacaaaaattacaaaagcAACAATGACAACTGAAATAAAACCAACGACGGAAGAGACTACTACTGTTGAAACAACACCAAAGACAGTTTACACTGCCACAACCCTTACAACACCATCAACAGTCGAAATTACAACACATGAAACAATACCGACGACCGAAAAAATCACCACACCAGAGAGTATACCTATGACAGAACAAAGCACCACGACCGAAACAACACCGACGGCCGAAGAAGCCACAACAAAAGAATTTTCTACAGCTGAAACAAGACCAGGAACGGAAGAGACTACCACGTGTGAAATAACAACAACGACAGAAAACACTACAACTACCGTAAAAAAACCAACGACAGAAGAATTCACCACCACTGAGGCAATACCTTGGACTGAAGAAACCACTACTACTGGATCGACAACAACGACAGAAAAAGCTACAACTACAGAAACAACACACATTACAAAAGTAACTattacaactgaaacaaaaccaaCGATGGAAGAGACGACAACTACTGAAGCAACACCAATGACAGAAGACTCTTTACCCACCGTGACAAAATCAACGACAGAAAAATTCACCACCACTCAGGCAATACCATTACCAGAAGAAACCACTACGACTGAACCAATACTGACGACCGACGAGGCTACTACTACAGAAACAACATACATTACAAAAGCAACAATGACAACTGAAATAAAACCAACGACGGAAGACACTACCACTTTTGAAACAACAACAAAGACAGTTTACACTGCCACAACCCTTACAACACCATCAACAGTCGAAATTACAACACATGAAACAATACCGACGACAGAAGAAATCACCATAACAGAGACTATACCTATGACAGAACAAAGCACCACGACAGAAACAACACCGACGGCCGAAGAAGCCACAACAAAAGAATTTTCTACAGCTGAAACAAGACCAGGAACGGAAGAGACTACCACGTTTGAAATAACAACAATGACAGAAAACACTACAACTACCGTAAAAAAACCAACGACAGAAGAATTCACCACCACTGAGTCAATACCTTGGACTGAAGAAACCACTACGACTGGACCGACAACAACGACAGAAAAAGCTACAACTACAGAAATAACACACATTACAAAAGTAACTattacaactgaaacaaaaccaaCGATGGAAGACACGACAACTTCTGAAGCAACACCAATGACAGAAGACACTTTACCCACCGTGACCAAATCAACGACAAAAAAATTCACCACCACTCAGGCAATACCATTACCAGAAGAAACCATTACGACTGAACCAATACTGACGACCGACGAGGCTACTACTACAGAAACAACATACATTACAAAAGCAACAATGACAACTGAAATAAAACCAACGACGGAAGAGACTACTACTTTTGAAACAACACCAAAGACAGTATACACTGCCACAACACTTACAACACCATCAACAGTCGAAATTACAACACATGAAACAATACCAACGACCGAAGAAATCACCACAACAGAGACTATACCTATGACAGAACAAAGCACCACAACAGAAACAACACTGACAGCCGAAGAAACCACAACAAAAGAATTTTCTACAGCTGAAACAAGACCAGGAACGGAAGAGACTACCACGTTTGAAACAACAACACTGATAGAAAACACTACAACTACCGTAAAAAAACCAACGACAGAAAAGTTCACCACCACTGAGACAATACCTTGGACTGAAGAAACCACTACGGCTGGACCGACAACAACGACAGAAAAATCTACAACTACAGAAACAACACACATTACAAAAGTAACTattacaactgaaacaaaaccaaCGATGGAAGAGACGACAACTTCTGAAGCAACACCAATGACAGAAGACACTTTACCCACCGTGACAAAATCAACGACAGAAAAATTCACCACCACTGAGACAATACCATTTACAGAAGAAACCACTACGACTGAACCAATACTAACGACCGACGAGGCTACTACTACAGAAACAACACACATTACAAAAGTAACTattacaactgaaacaaaaTCAACGATGGAAGAGACGACAACTTCTGAAGCAACACCAATGACAAAAGACACTTTACCCACCGTGACAAAATCAACGACAGAAAAATTCACCACCACTGAGACAATACCATTAACAGAAGAAACCACTACGACTGAACCAATACTGACGACCGACGAAGCTACTACTACAGAAACAACATACATTACAAAAGCAACAATGACAACTGAAATAAAACCAACGACGGAAGAGACTACCACTTTTGAAACAACACCAAAGACAGTTTACACTGCCACAACCCTTACAACACCATCAACAGTCGAAATTACAACACATGAAACAATACCGACGACAGAAGAAATCACCACAACAGAGACTATACCTATGACAGAACAAAGCACCACGACAAAAACAACACCGACGGCCGAAGAAGCCACAACAAAAGAATTTTCTACAGCTGAAACAAGACCAGGAACGGAAGAGACTACCACGTTTGAAACAACAACACTGATAGAAAACACTACAACTACCGTAAAAAAACCAACGACAGAAAAGTTCACCACCACTGAGACAATACCTTGGACTGAAGAAACCACTACGACTGGACCGACAACAACGACAGAAAAAGCTACAACTACAGAAATAACACACATTACAAAAGTAACTattacaactgaaacaaaaccaaCGATGGAAGAGACGACAACTTCTGAAGCAACACCAATGACAGAAGACACTTTACTCACCGTGACAAAATCAACGACAGAAAAATTCACCACCACTCAGGCAATACCATTACCAGAAGAAACCACTACGACTGAACCAATACTGACGACCGACGAGGCTACTACTACAGAAACAACATACATTACAAAAGCAACAATGACAACTGAAATAAAACCAACGACGGAAGACACTACCACTTTTGAAACAACAACAAAGACAGTTTACACTGCCACAACCCTTACAACACCATCAACAGTCGAAATTACAACACATGAAACAATACCGACGACAGAAGAAATCACCATAACAGAGACTATACCTATGACAGAACAAAGCACCACGACAGAAACAACACCGACGGCCGAAGAAGTCACAACAAAAGAATTTTCTACAGCTGAAACAAGACCAGGAACAGAAGAGACTACCACGTttgaaacaacaacaatgacagAAAACACTACAACTACCGTAAAAAAACCAACGACAGAAAAATTTACCACCACTGTGACAATACCATGGACTGAAGAAACCACTACGACTGGACCGACAACAACGACAGAAAAAGCTACAACTACAGAAACAACACACATTACAAAAGTAAATattacaactgaaacaaaaccaaCGATGAAAGAAACCACAACTTCTGAAACAACACCTATGACAGAAGACACTACATCTACCGTGACAAAATCAACCACAGATAAATTCAACACCACTGAGGCAATACCATGGACAAAAGAAACCGTTACGACTGTATCAACAGCAACAAACGAAGAGGCTTCTACTACGGAAACAAAACTTATAACAAACGCAACTATGACAATTGAAACAAAACCAACGACAGAAGAGACAACCACTTTTGAAACAACACCAAAGACAGTATACACTGCTACAACCATTGTAAAACCATCGACAGTCGAAATTACACCGAATGAAACAATACTGACGACGGAAGAAATAAcgaaagcagagactatacaaTCGACAGAACAGACCACTACGACAGAAACAACACCAATGACAGAAGACACTTCAACTACCCTGACAAAACCAACTACAGAAAAATTGACTACCACTGAGGCAATACCATGGACAAAAGAAACCACTACGACTCGACCGACAAAAACGACCGAAGAAGCTTCTACTACAGACATAACACTCATTACAAAAGTAACCGTAACAAGTGAAACAAAACCAACGATGGATGAGACTACCACTTTTGAAACAACACCAAAGACAGTTTACACTGCTACAACCCTTACAACACCATCGACAGTTGAAATTACAACGAATAAAACAATACCGTCGACCGACGAAATCACGACAACAGAGACTATACAATCGACAGAACAGACCACTACGACAGAAATAACACAAACAACCGAAAAAGCTACAACAAaagattattttaaaacagaaaCAATACTAACAACGGAGGAGACTACAACTTCTGAAACAACACCTATGACAGAAGACACTACAACTACCCTGACAAAACCAACCACAGAACAAATCACTACCACTGAGGCAATACCATGGACAGAAGAAACCACTACGACTGGACCAACAACAACGAGCGAAGAAGTAACTACTACAGAAACAACACTCATAACAAAATTAACTGTAACAAGTGAAACAAAACCAACGATGGATGAGACTACCACTCTTGAAACAACACCAAAGACAGTATACACTGCTACAATCGTTACAACACCATCGACAGTCGAAATTACAACGAATGAAACAATACCGACTACCGAAGAAATCACGACAACAGAGAGTATACCATCGACAGAACAGACCACCACGACAGAAACAACATCAATGGCAGAAGACACTTTAACTTCCGTGACGAAACCAATGACAGAAAATTTCACCACTTCTGATGCAATACCATGGACAGAAGAAACCACTACGACTGGACCAATACCAACGACCGACGAGGCAACTACCACAGAAACAACACTCATAACAAAAGCAAAACCAACGGCGGCAGAGATTTCCACTTTTGAAACAACACCAAAGACAGTAAACACTGCTACAACACTTACAACACCAACAAAAGAAGAAGTTTGTACAACTGAAACAATCATATCGACAGTCAATCGACCAGAGACCATACAATCGAAGGAACAGATCACCACGACAGAAAAAACGCAAATGGCCGAAGAATCTACACCAAAAGTATTTCCTACAACTGAAACAATTCTAACGGCGGAACAGACCACAACTTCTGATACAGCAATTATGACAGAAGAAACTACAACTACCGTTATAAAACAACCAACGGAAGAATTCACCACAACTGAGGCAATACCATGGACAGAAGAAACCACTACGATTGGACCAACATCATCGACCGAAGAGACTTCTTCGCCAGAAACAACACTTATAACAATACCAATAACGGAAGAGGTTACTACTTTTGAAACAACACTTGATTTTGGATATACCACCACTACCCTTTCAATACCAGAGACAGAAGAAGTTACTGCCATTGAAGCAATACCATCGACTGCAGACACCACTATGACTGCAATTATACCAACGAAAGCAGAATATACTAGAACTGAGCCAATACCAACGATGGTAGAGATAACTACGAGTGAAACTATACCATCGACTGAAGAATTCATTATTACTGAGGTAATTCCATCGACAGCAGCAATCACCACGACTGAAATAACACCAACGACTGACGAGGCTACTATAACAGATACAACACTTATGACAAAAAAAACTACAACTACTGAAACAATAACAGCGACGGAAATGACACCAAAGATAGTAAACACCACCACTACCCTTACAACACCAATGACAGAAGAAGTTACCACAATTGAGGCATTACCATTAACAGTAGAGACCACTATGACTGAAATAACACCAAATACCGAAGAGACCACTGCAACAGAAGTAACACTTACAGCAAAAGAAACAACTTCATTTGGAACAACACCAACGACTGAAAAAGTCACCACCACTGAGGCAATACCATCAACAATAGACACCACTACGACTGCAATATTACAAACGAAAGAAGAAGTTGTCACAACTGAAGCAAAATCGATATCGATAGTAGAGACTATTTCGAGTGAAAATACATCAACAACCGAAGAATTTACTATAACTGAGGCAATACCATCGACGCCCGAAAAAGCTACGACTAAAATAACACCAACGACCGAAGAGGCTACTACTATAGAAACATTACTTACGTCAAAAGAGACTACAACAACAGAAACAACACCAAGCACTAAAAAGACTACCTCTTTTGAAACAACGCCAAAGACAGTAGACACCATTTATTCTGGAACAACACCGACGATAGAG